One window of the Fusobacterium animalis 7_1 genome contains the following:
- a CDS encoding HAD-IIA family hydrolase: protein MKTYIIDLDGTMYRGNTNIDGAREFIDYLHLKNLPYIFLTNNATRTKKQAKEHMLNLGFKGIKEEDFFTSAMAAAKFIAKNYSEKKCFMLGESGLEEALKEWNFEFIQENPDFVVVGLDRNATYKSYSEALHHILAGAKFIATNPDRLLANNGTFDIGNGAVIDMLEYASGVEAIKIGKPYQIILDILLEEKNLKKEDLIFIGDNLETDIKLGYDAKIETIMVCSGVHTEKDIDRLKVYPTKVIKNLRELIK, encoded by the coding sequence ATGAAAACATATATTATAGATTTAGATGGAACTATGTATAGAGGAAATACAAATATAGATGGTGCTAGGGAATTTATTGATTATCTCCACTTAAAAAATCTTCCCTATATATTTTTAACAAATAATGCAACAAGAACAAAAAAACAAGCTAAGGAACATATGTTAAATTTAGGATTTAAAGGCATAAAGGAAGAAGATTTCTTTACATCTGCTATGGCTGCTGCAAAATTTATTGCTAAAAACTACTCAGAAAAAAAATGTTTTATGCTAGGAGAAAGTGGCTTAGAAGAAGCATTAAAAGAATGGAACTTTGAGTTTATTCAAGAAAATCCTGATTTTGTTGTAGTTGGTTTGGATAGAAATGCCACTTATAAGAGTTACAGCGAAGCATTACATCATATTTTAGCAGGAGCTAAATTTATTGCTACAAATCCAGATAGATTACTTGCAAATAATGGAACTTTTGATATAGGGAATGGTGCTGTAATAGATATGCTTGAATATGCTTCTGGTGTTGAAGCTATAAAGATAGGTAAACCTTATCAAATAATATTGGATATTTTACTAGAAGAAAAGAATCTAAAAAAAGAAGATTTAATTTTCATTGGTGATAACCTTGAAACTGATATTAAACTTGGCTATGATGCTAAAATTGAAACTATAATGGTTTGTTCTGGTGTTCATACAGAAAAAGATATAGATAGATTAAAAGTTTATCCTACTAAGGTTATAAAAAATTTAAGAGAATTGATAAAATAA